The DNA segment TTGGATCTTGCTGGCCGAGTTGGAGCCACAGACGTAGCCGCGGGCGCGGGCGGCGAACTGGTTTCCACGTTAGCAACCACTCTTGTTTCGTGAATCCGGATAAAACTTACACCCTGAGCTTGGCATGTGCCGACGTTGTAAGAAAGACCTGCAACATATCTGGGAGAGCCCATAAAGATGGCCGCCTTGACCTGGTTGAGCGCGCTGGCggagatgggaggggtggtggtgttgatgttggagccAGCATCCGGCCCACCGCAGACGGCGTTGTCCATGATCTGACCACCTTGGGAGTAGCCAACCAAGACGATCTGAGTGTTGGGGCAGCGGGTGTGGAAGTTGTTCACAGCCGTGGCGACGGCGTTGGTGCCTTGACGAGCAGACTCGCCATACTGTACACCGCCGCAGCTGGCCTGACCGCCGCAAGCAGGATACTGGATCGCCTCGCTGGTGGCACCGGGGAAGGCCTGCAGAATGAGGTTGACAACCTGACCGGCGGTGCCGAAGCCGGGAGCGACAGTGGTCTCACGGGCACCGAAGACGTGGATCTGGGGGCATTGGCGCTTGGCGAGAACAGCCGcctcggcttcctcaacGTCAATAGGGGAACCACTGACGACCAGGGAGTGGgcgagcaggaggagaaaggCGTTCTTTGGTGATGGCCACATGGTGATTGTTTGTTCCGGTAGTTGACCAGGATGTTGTTTTCCAGCTGCAGATTATCCAGGAATAAATCAGATGTAGACGAGGCAAGCCGTCCCTTTTATACTCCAAGCGGCCATGTCAGGGGGAGGAAACAAGCACCACGATCTGCATTGACTTCCCCAGACATATTGCCGGTCCCCATCGCGACTGATACCATGACGTACACCCTCCACGACCCTTGGTAGCATTCCGTTGCTCCGCCGAGCTCGCGTACGGAGTTTATCGTGCTGGTAAAAGTCGTCGAGTTGTATTCCTCTGCCAATTTGTCCCAAGAAACAACCCGTGACGCCGGTCGTCCCACCAATCGAGAATATTTCGAGAAGTATTAGTGTGTTATGCGGCCAGCCTGCCAGCGGAGTGTGGATCCACAGTGGTAGCAGACGAGGTTACATCCCAGGAGAATACCCGCGAAGAACTGTTCTGGAGCATACACATTGTTAGCCTCATAGATCCGCTTTCCCAATTTCATTCGACTGCCGCTCGTGAAAGCTTGGTCCTGGTACCCGGTTGTGTGTTGCGGTGGATTGTTTCCCGCCCAAGGGAATGCGGGGGGTCACATCGCAAGAGGAGGGTCAGAGGTTTCGACTTTAACACATTTAGCCTGAAATCGTCAGGCCCCGGCTGCCGGCACCGTCTGCCACGGGGCCATCGGGCTGCTGCCACGCGTTGGACCCGCTATCACGTTTCAGGACACGGACGAATATCCGAATGATCAGATTGGGCTGGTGAGATGTCGGTCTTGTCCGAGACGGCGATGTCTTGAAAGGCCCAAGTCAAGACCCTGCACTTCAACCATGTTGTCGATGCTCATCTtgcctcatcaacctcaaacaATGGCAAATATCCGCAAATCCGAAGCGGATGCCTCTCCGTTCATGAAGCCGAGCAAGGAACAAATTCCAACATGATGATACTGGGTTGAGGAGCCTTTGAATGGGCGTAGTATGATAGGGACATTGCTTCTGTGCAAGACGCATACAAGATCACTTGCCTGGGAACCTCGGGGGCACATCCCCAATGGCCGTCTTGTGCCTGAAAAGGAACCATTCCTTGTATCAAATGCTCAATCTCACCAAATGAGCCGAGGATGTGATGACTGTCGTCCCAGTTTACCCTGACCACTGCAGTTTCGGTTCAAAATTGCTTTGTTGAATCTCAGAGGCTGTCCACAAGTTTTCCAGTATCCATTTTAGGGTGTTGAATGTAGATGTCCGTTTCCCTAGCTGCTCTGCCAAAAAGCCACCGAGCCCCGAAAAGTCTGTCGGGTAGGTCGGCTGAGTTCTGGCCTAAGCTGATATGAGTATGGCCAACATTGTTCGATACTCTTTGAAGAATACGACGTCACTGAGTGGCGTGGTAAAGTCACACAAAAGTACGCGCGTGAGAGTAAGAAGGGGTGGGAttcttgctgctgtgtgTCCGGTATTGAGAGACAAACTTGACGATGAAGCGCAATAGGGCTGTCGAAATAGGGGAACTGTTTAACGGCAACGAACGCTCGGGGTTACTGGAATCGGGCAAAGGTAGCAAAGCACATCGGTGATCTGTTGAACCATCCGACCAAAGACTTTCAAGCAGCCGTCGGCTAGGCCGGGTAAGACAGGAACAGGCCCAAAACCTTGGTAAGCGTTATCAAGCAGCCATGGGGGAGTACCAAGGGGCTTTTTCGCTATGCCGGAAAAGTGGGGAACCATGTTGGACAGCCAGCTGGGTAGTCAAAGAAGCCAATACCTGCCATAAAGAGAAACTTGAGTTCACAGAAATTAAGGGTCTGGTGTGTTTGGGACTGGTAGTCTTGTCCATGTCCTTACCCGCTCCGTCCATGGGCCATACTGTGGCTTGTCATGCGTGCAATCAGGGTTGATAGCCAGGCCGGTTACACCAAGCATGCCGTTGACATAGTCTTGCTCATTTGTGGCCTGGAGCTTGGCAGCGGCGTAGGCAAGGTCATAGACTGTCATTCTTGCATTCTCGGTTGAGCCTGGTTATCGTGAGGTGTCGGCAAAGGTAAGCCTCCTGCTTCGTGCGTGTTGGATGGTGTATACCTTCTCCCGACGGGGTGGAGTCTCGAAGATGgtcctccaaatcctccggTGGAAGAAGCTCGGGGCATGACCGCAGCACCACCGATCAATTTGGCGGACAGCATCGGCAATGTGTTCCAGCATTGAGTATGGTGTAGCTGCAAGCGGGCATGCCAGCAACAAGCGGTGTGCGAGCACCGCTTCCTGAAAGATCGATATCCGATACCAATAAGGCAAATCCAGCAGAAGCCACACGGCAGACCAGATGGTGTTTCCTGGACGGGGGGCGGGATGTTCCGTGTCCGTCGGGTCTAGGTCGCAGAGATGAGGAAATAGAAAGCTAAGCCAAGCCAAGTGTTTTTCTGTTAGTTGTCCCTCCCATTCGCCAGCGGGCCTCATTTCGGACATGGTCTTAAACCGTGGACCGAGGCCAGCGATGCACTCGAGTGCCTTGGCTACACGATCCTGGTCAGTTGTGCCTAACCAGCCGATGGCGAGTTCGGCTGATGCGTAGAGGGTGGCCACAGTTGAACCTGTGAGGCGCGTTCGGCATTATCACTTTggtcgatgccgatgccaTCAGCCCAGAGCCGGAGCGTGGCGGGGTCCCTGTCGCGAAATTCGGCTTGCCAATGTGTCGTGACAGACTTCAAGGCCGCATGGAGAGCTCAGAAATATTGGCGACATTCTGCCACTTTTACACCTGGGAGACTTGAATCAATAGTTCATATCATTGAATACCAGTCGCTAACTTGACAAACAGCCCATACTATTACAAGTACGCACCCGTTTCGTGAAGGCTGTCATGAGATTTCAACCATGGTGTCTGGTTGGCTACACGATAGAATGCACCACCCATTAAATATTTTTGAAAGTTGAGCGGTTCAAGTATTTCAAGACGTGGACCAGGATTCTACTCTTAGTGACTTGGTCTGAGGCACCAGTCAGGTTATATTACTCGGAGCGTGACATTCTAGTGATGTGACagtctggtggtgatggtgttgtcaatATTGACGCAGGCCAAGCCCCGTATTTTCCACCCACAGAACGTTGAAAGCGGGATAAGCACGGAAAGATTCCAACGGCATGGCTTTCAGCCCTAACGTTGCTTTGGTGGAGTTGATTGGCCAGTGCGGCATCGGGATGCCGTATGCGGCCAACAGGCGCAGTGAGCAGAGTTGAATACGAGATCAGGTGACGCGCTGGCCAATGGCAAGGTGAAGGGCTAAATCGTGTTACCCATCCTATCCACCAACGACGACGTCCGGGTCAGGACATATGAAGATCACCTGGTAGTATATAATAGTCAGCCAACGGCCACTTCCACTTCCACTTCAGCTCTGCTCTGTTCTCAAGAGCCACACTGAAAGTCACGAGTCTTGATCCAATCACGACAAAAATCTAACCTCAACAATGAAATCAatactcctccttctctcctccatctccctagCCGCTTCAGCCTGCGCCCAAGGAAAAGACTACTTCTTCCACTATGTGGCCGGCAACTCTGTGATTAACGGCCAGCGCCTCCGCGGCAACTTCTCCATCCCATATGTTTCTCCTGGCGTCTCTCACGCGCCGTACAACCCATCCGACCACTTCAACCGCATCCATCTGAACACTTCCCTCACATCAACGGCACCCAAGGTGCTCCTGGTTGTGccgaccaacccccatcctcctcctgtaCCTGGATACTATGGCTTGTCCAATGCGGAAGGTTTTGATTCGGCCTATCGGCTGGTGTACTCTTATCggccggaggaggcaggCAATGGCTTTGTGTACCGGAATTGGAGGACGAATGGGAATCT comes from the Podospora pseudocomata strain CBS 415.72m chromosome 5, whole genome shotgun sequence genome and includes:
- a CDS encoding hypothetical protein (EggNog:ENOG503P2XE; COG:S), with amino-acid sequence MTVYDLAYAAAKLQATNEQDYVNGMLGVTGLAINPDCTHDKPQYGPWTERTLNFCELKFLFMAGIGFFDYPAGCPTWFPTFPA
- a CDS encoding hypothetical protein (CAZy:CE5; EggNog:ENOG503NZ9I; COG:S); the protein is MWPSPKNAFLLLLAHSLVVSGSPIDVEEAEAAVLAKRQCPQIHVFGARETTVAPGFGTAGQVVNLILQAFPGATSEAIQYPACGGQASCGGVQYGESARQGTNAVATAVNNFHTRCPNTQIVLVGYSQGGQIMDNAVCGGPDAGSNINTTTPPISASALNQVKAAIFMGSPRYVAGLSYNVGTCQAQGFAARARGYVCGSNSASKIQNYCDSVDPYCCTGNDQQAHQAYGTKYGQQALTFVRARLNQSGGGTTPTNPTTPVTPQPTQPSNPGGNCAALWGQCGGSGWNGPTCCSQGTCRASNQWYSQCLN
- a CDS encoding hypothetical protein (EggNog:ENOG503PMQG), whose amino-acid sequence is MKSILLLLSSISLAASACAQGKDYFFHYVAGNSVINGQRLRGNFSIPYVSPGVSHAPYNPSDHFNRIHLNTSLTSTAPKVLLVVPTNPHPPPVPGYYGLSNAEGFDSAYRLVYSYRPEEAGNGFVYRNWRTNGNLLRFDIGGASDDGYRWIAVWEVTQAGNERWVPWWVKPTVANFATLEGWEYDIAELELVEATGPVNSLAPGGVQE